The following proteins come from a genomic window of Aphelocoma coerulescens isolate FSJ_1873_10779 chromosome 29, UR_Acoe_1.0, whole genome shotgun sequence:
- the MFSD5 gene encoding molybdate-anion transporter, which produces MFLLPCSALALLLLTCLALEPPPRRPPPSNPAFRRFQREFLLGYLPALAADWLQGPLLFRLLQSRGFLRSQIAALYSCGFASNVAFGLVAGAFVDRLGRKKSCVLSSGLCSASCLLQLSRDFLALAAGRVLAGLGTSLLFSAFESWYVHEHLERHDFPAEWIPDTFSRVSLWNSGLAVAAGLVAELVAEGLVLGPVAPFLVAVPFLVLSGIFAGKNWDENYGKNRPCGKACGEGLRGLVSDPRALLLGLVQALVESILLIFAFLWTPVLEPHGIPLGIAFSGFTAASAAGSALFRRGVSGRLRLQPLRLLPGSVLLLALALLLLALPLYPAGDFLAVLVLQLSCGIYFPAMAFLRRRLERGGDAAGGARWLRLPLGLGLALALPALPGDPAGTRRVFGAAALAALGALGAAGGVLGTTRGDEGLRVGDEGLLEGDTGE; this is translated from the coding sequence gccgccccccacCCTCCAACCCGGCCTTCCGCCGCTTCCAGCGGGAATTCCTGCTGGGATACCTGCCGGCGCTGGCTGCAGACTGGCTGCAGGGCCCGCTGCTCTTCCGGCTGCTGCAGAGCCGGGGCTTCCTGCGCAGCCAGATCGCTGCCCTCTACTCCTGTGGCTTCGCCTCCAACGTCGCCTTTGGCCTCGTGGCCGGTGCTTTTGTGGATCGGCTCGGCCGGAAAAAGTCCTGCGTGTTGTCCTCGGGGCTGTGCTCCGcgtcctgcctgctgcagctctcccGGGATTTCCTGGCACTGGCAGCCGGccgggtcctggcagggctcgGCACCTCCCTGCTCTTCTCTGCCTTCGAGTCCTGGTACGTCCACGAGCACCTGGAGCGCCACGACTTCCCGGCCGAGTGGATTCCCGACACCTTCTCCCGCGTGTCCCTCTGGAACAGCGGCCTGGCCGTGGCAGCCGGCCTGGTGGCCGAGCTGGTGGCTGAGGGGCTGGTGCTGGGCCCTGTGGCCCCATTCCTGGTGGCCGTGCCCTTCCTGGTGCTCTCGGGGATCTTtgctgggaaaaactgggatgaGAACTATGGGAAGAACCGGCCCTGCGGGAAGGCCTGCGGGGAAGGCCTGCGGGGCCTCGTGTCCGACCCCCGGGcactgctcctggggctggtgcAGGCCCTCGTGGAGAGCATCCTCCTCATCTTTGCCTTCCTCTGGACACCCGTCCTGGAGCCGCACGGGATCCCGCTGGGAATCGCCTTCTCCGGGttcacggccgccagcgccgcgGGCTCGGCGCTGTTCCGGCGCGGCGTCAGCGGGAGGCTCCGGCTGCAGCCGCTGCGGCTCCTGCCCGGCTCCGTCCTGCTCCTGGCGCTGGCCCTTCTGCTCCTGGCGCTGCCGCTGTACCCCGCTGGCGACTTCCTCGCCGTGCTCgtgctccagctctcctgtgGGATTTACTTCCCGGCCATGGCGTTCCTGCGGCGCCGGCTGGAGCGGGGAGGGGACGCGGCGGGAGGAGCGCGGTGGCTGCGGCTGCCCCTCGGCCTGGGCCTGGCACTGGCGCTGCCGGCGCTGCCCGGGGACCCCGCGGGGACACGGCGGGTGTTCGGGGCCGCGGCCCTGGCCgcgctgggggcactgggggcagctgggggtgtCCTGGGCACCACCCGTGGGGACGAGGGGCTGAGGGTGGGGGACGAGGGGCTGCTcgagggggacaccggggaatGA
- the SPRYD3 gene encoding SPRY domain-containing protein 3 isoform X2, with protein MWFWGVRSPPAMDDLNLHFRFLNWRRRIREIREVREGRDRDRDRDRDRDRDRDRDRDRDRGLRCQERARHILVDGDTLSYRGPSGEVGCYVAPRPLTRDSNYFEVSIVDSGVRGTIAVGLVPHCHSLEHPPGWGPGSVAYHADDGKLYSGRAKGRQFGSKCSSGDRIGCGVERGSFGAPPAQVFFTKNGQRVGGLGVPLSPPGLFPAVGLHSLGEEVRLHLPPPGPPEDEGGAMLVDSLEEEWGRLHDVRLCGSVLEYVGKGKSIVDVGLAQARRPLSPRSHYFELEILDPGEKCYIALGVARRDYPKNRHPGWSRGSVAYHADDGKLFHGSGVGDPFGPRCYKGDVMGCGIMFPRDYGRDSEGDSDDASEPPEVKVKVRNVMYLEEEEEEEEEEEEEDGEDMEQEQEGRKVVVFFTRNGTVVGRREVGVPPGGLFPTVGMLSTGERVKVDLHPLSG; from the exons atgtggttttggggtgtcag GAGCCCCCCCGCCATGGATGACCTGAACCTGCACTTCAGGTTCCTGAACTGGCGCCGGCGGATCCGGGAGATCCGGGAGGTGCGGGAgggccgggaccgggaccgagatcgggaccgggaccgtgatcgggaccgggatcgggaccgggatcgggatcggggcCTGCGCTGCCAGGAACGCGCCCGGCACATCCTGGTGGACGGGGACACCCTCAG CTACCGCGGCCCCTCGGGCGAGGTCGGCTGTTACGTGGCCCCGCGGCCGCTGACCCGCGACAGCAACTACTTCGAG GTGTCCATCGTGGACAGCGGGGTCCGCGGCACCATCGCCGTGGGGCTGGTCCCGCACTGCCACAGCCTCGAGCACCCCCCGGGATGGGGGCCCGGCTCTGTCGCCTACCACGCCGATGATGGAAA GCTCTACAGTGGCCGGGCCAAGGGGCGCCAGTTCGGCTCCAAGTGCAGCTCTGGGGACCGGATTGGCTGCGGCGTCGAGAGGGGCTCATTTGgggcccccccagcccaggTTTTCTTCACCAAGAACGGCCAGAGG gtggggggtctgggggtgcccCTGTCTCCCCCGGGGCTCTTcccagctgtggggctgcaCTCGCTGGGGGAGGAGGTTCGGCTGCATCTgcccccccccgggccccctgAGGACGAGGGGGGGGCGATGCTGGTGGACAGCCTGGAGGAGGAGTGGGGGCGGCTCCATGACGTGCGGCTCTGCGGCTCC GTGCTGGAGTACGTGGGCAAGGGGAAGAGCATCGTGGACGTGGGGCTGGCGCAGGCCCGGCGGCCGCTCAGCCCCCGCAGCCACTACTTCGAGCTGGAGATCCTGGACCCGGGCGAGAAGTGCTACATCGCCCTGGGCGTGGCCAGGAGG gacTACCCCAAAAATCGTCACCCCGGCTGGAGCAGGGGCTCGGTGGCCTACCACGCGG ATGACGGAAAGCTGTTCCACGGCAGCGGCGTCGGGGATCCCTTCGGCCCCCGCTGCTACAAGGGCGACGTGATGGGCTGTGGGATCATGTTCCCTCGGGATTACGGCCGGGACAGCGAAG gtgacaGCGATGACGCCTCGGAGCCCCCCGAGGTGAAGGTGAAGGTGCGCAACGTGATGtacctggaggaggaggaggaagaggaggaggaggaggaagaggaggatggggaggacatggagcaggagcaggagggcaggaaggtCGTG GTGTTCTTCACACGGAACGGGACGGTCGTGGGGCGCAGGGAGGTCGGGGTCCCCCCCGGGGGGCTCTTCCCCACCGTGGGGATGCTCAGCACTGGCGAGAGGGTCAAGGTGGACCTGCACCCCCTGAGTGGATAA
- the SPRYD3 gene encoding SPRY domain-containing protein 3 isoform X1, whose translation MDDLNLHFRFLNWRRRIREIREVREGRDRDRDRDRDRDRDRDRDRDRDRGLRCQERARHILVDGDTLSYRGPSGEVGCYVAPRPLTRDSNYFEVSIVDSGVRGTIAVGLVPHCHSLEHPPGWGPGSVAYHADDGKLYSGRAKGRQFGSKCSSGDRIGCGVERGSFGAPPAQVFFTKNGQRVGGLGVPLSPPGLFPAVGLHSLGEEVRLHLPPPGPPEDEGGAMLVDSLEEEWGRLHDVRLCGSVLEYVGKGKSIVDVGLAQARRPLSPRSHYFELEILDPGEKCYIALGVARRDYPKNRHPGWSRGSVAYHADDGKLFHGSGVGDPFGPRCYKGDVMGCGIMFPRDYGRDSEGDSDDASEPPEVKVKVRNVMYLEEEEEEEEEEEEEDGEDMEQEQEGRKVVVFFTRNGTVVGRREVGVPPGGLFPTVGMLSTGERVKVDLHPLSG comes from the exons ATGGATGACCTGAACCTGCACTTCAGGTTCCTGAACTGGCGCCGGCGGATCCGGGAGATCCGGGAGGTGCGGGAgggccgggaccgggaccgagatcgggaccgggaccgtgatcgggaccgggatcgggaccgggatcgggatcggggcCTGCGCTGCCAGGAACGCGCCCGGCACATCCTGGTGGACGGGGACACCCTCAG CTACCGCGGCCCCTCGGGCGAGGTCGGCTGTTACGTGGCCCCGCGGCCGCTGACCCGCGACAGCAACTACTTCGAG GTGTCCATCGTGGACAGCGGGGTCCGCGGCACCATCGCCGTGGGGCTGGTCCCGCACTGCCACAGCCTCGAGCACCCCCCGGGATGGGGGCCCGGCTCTGTCGCCTACCACGCCGATGATGGAAA GCTCTACAGTGGCCGGGCCAAGGGGCGCCAGTTCGGCTCCAAGTGCAGCTCTGGGGACCGGATTGGCTGCGGCGTCGAGAGGGGCTCATTTGgggcccccccagcccaggTTTTCTTCACCAAGAACGGCCAGAGG gtggggggtctgggggtgcccCTGTCTCCCCCGGGGCTCTTcccagctgtggggctgcaCTCGCTGGGGGAGGAGGTTCGGCTGCATCTgcccccccccgggccccctgAGGACGAGGGGGGGGCGATGCTGGTGGACAGCCTGGAGGAGGAGTGGGGGCGGCTCCATGACGTGCGGCTCTGCGGCTCC GTGCTGGAGTACGTGGGCAAGGGGAAGAGCATCGTGGACGTGGGGCTGGCGCAGGCCCGGCGGCCGCTCAGCCCCCGCAGCCACTACTTCGAGCTGGAGATCCTGGACCCGGGCGAGAAGTGCTACATCGCCCTGGGCGTGGCCAGGAGG gacTACCCCAAAAATCGTCACCCCGGCTGGAGCAGGGGCTCGGTGGCCTACCACGCGG ATGACGGAAAGCTGTTCCACGGCAGCGGCGTCGGGGATCCCTTCGGCCCCCGCTGCTACAAGGGCGACGTGATGGGCTGTGGGATCATGTTCCCTCGGGATTACGGCCGGGACAGCGAAG gtgacaGCGATGACGCCTCGGAGCCCCCCGAGGTGAAGGTGAAGGTGCGCAACGTGATGtacctggaggaggaggaggaagaggaggaggaggaggaagaggaggatggggaggacatggagcaggagcaggagggcaggaaggtCGTG GTGTTCTTCACACGGAACGGGACGGTCGTGGGGCGCAGGGAGGTCGGGGTCCCCCCCGGGGGGCTCTTCCCCACCGTGGGGATGCTCAGCACTGGCGAGAGGGTCAAGGTGGACCTGCACCCCCTGAGTGGATAA